A single region of the Leptothrix cholodnii SP-6 genome encodes:
- the ureE gene encoding urease accessory protein UreE: MLTVNKLIPQGRGLAAVLLKRAASVELDWDTRQKSRFDATDSQARHVGVFLPRGTAVRGGDVLVAEDGSLIRVVAAPQAVLVVRACTQHGSPFDLLRAAYHLGNRHVQLELQPDQLQLEPDHVLADMLRQMHLIVTEAQAPFEPEAGAYANAGHAHGHEHKPAPAHEHGHDHAHAHDHAHDHHDHAHGSDHTHETVAQAAARGKPLSIPVSAAPAKPHVHGPGCGHHGHDHGKH; the protein is encoded by the coding sequence ATGCTGACCGTCAACAAACTGATCCCGCAAGGCCGCGGCCTGGCCGCGGTGCTGCTCAAGCGTGCCGCCAGCGTCGAGCTCGACTGGGACACCCGCCAGAAAAGCCGTTTCGACGCCACCGACAGCCAGGCCCGCCACGTCGGCGTGTTCCTGCCGCGCGGCACCGCCGTGCGCGGTGGCGACGTGCTGGTGGCCGAAGACGGCAGCCTGATCCGCGTCGTCGCCGCGCCGCAGGCCGTGCTGGTGGTGCGCGCCTGCACCCAGCACGGCTCGCCGTTCGACCTGCTGCGCGCCGCCTATCACCTGGGCAACCGCCACGTGCAGCTCGAACTGCAGCCCGATCAGCTGCAGCTCGAACCCGACCACGTGCTGGCCGACATGCTGCGCCAGATGCACCTGATCGTGACCGAGGCACAGGCCCCGTTCGAGCCCGAAGCCGGCGCCTACGCCAATGCCGGCCACGCGCACGGCCATGAGCACAAGCCTGCGCCGGCGCATGAACACGGTCATGACCACGCGCACGCACACGACCACGCGCACGATCATCACGATCACGCCCATGGTTCGGACCACACGCACGAGACCGTGGCACAGGCCGCCGCACGCGGCAAGCCGCTGTCGATCCCCGTCAGCGCCGCGCCCGCCAAGCCGCACGTGCACGGCCCCGGTTGCGGCCACCACGGCCACGATCACGGCAAGCACTGA
- a CDS encoding urease accessory protein UreF yields MAAPSDAGLSASALLQLMWLASPALPVGGFSYSEGLESAVDAGLVTTEAQARTWLVDQLHLALARADLAVVAQAIPAWRGDSETGSVDIDRIEALNSWVRVTRESSEFRQQTEQMGRSLLEWLRTRDAAHVAAHADVAVDPRLAQLAALKPAPTWPVAHALALARTGSPLREALLAHGFGWAENMVQAALKTVPLGQSAGQRILAVLVEALPAAIDSALALGDEQRQAHTPMLAILSAQHEAQYSRLFRS; encoded by the coding sequence ATGGCCGCACCCAGCGATGCCGGCCTGAGCGCCAGCGCCCTGCTGCAGCTGATGTGGCTGGCCTCGCCGGCGCTGCCGGTGGGCGGCTTCAGCTACTCCGAAGGGCTCGAATCGGCGGTCGACGCCGGCCTGGTCACCACCGAGGCGCAGGCCCGCACCTGGCTGGTCGACCAGTTGCACCTGGCGCTGGCGCGGGCCGACCTGGCAGTGGTGGCGCAGGCGATCCCGGCCTGGCGCGGTGACAGTGAGACGGGCTCGGTCGACATCGACCGCATCGAAGCCCTCAACAGCTGGGTGCGCGTGACGCGCGAGAGCAGCGAGTTCCGTCAGCAGACCGAGCAGATGGGCCGCTCGCTGCTCGAATGGCTGCGCACGCGGGATGCCGCGCATGTGGCCGCCCATGCGGACGTTGCCGTCGACCCGCGGCTGGCCCAGCTCGCCGCGCTCAAGCCCGCGCCGACCTGGCCGGTGGCGCATGCGCTGGCGCTGGCGCGCACCGGCTCGCCGCTGCGCGAGGCGCTGCTGGCGCACGGCTTCGGCTGGGCCGAGAACATGGTGCAGGCCGCGCTGAAAACCGTGCCGCTGGGCCAGAGCGCCGGCCAGCGCATCCTGGCGGTGCTGGTCGAGGCATTGCCGGCGGCAATCGACAGCGCCCTGGCACTCGGCGACGAGCAGCGCCAGGCGCACACGCCGATGCTGGCGATCCTGTCGGCGCAGCACGAGGCGCAGTACTCGCGGCTGTTCCGGTCCTGA